The following proteins are encoded in a genomic region of Oceanisphaera profunda:
- a CDS encoding dicarboxylate/amino acid:cation symporter: MQGSLSTRIFAGLIVGLVIGSMIQYLFADVSLLSNSLVDLAEGLGGMFVSLIKLMVVPLVYISIVTGICELRDIASFGRLGSKTFGLYIVNTILSIIAAIGVGMIFQPGMGATLPNGASKTMELATTETPDIGAMLVGIVPSNPVQAFASGDMLQIIFMAIITGLAIQAMGAAAAPAMRTFRVANEVMMKLVGLVMTLAPYGVFALMISLGATLEANTLMSVAGYVGLVVLVLTFWILVVYPMAVWLSTGVKPKVFRQATREQLLFALSTASSNATIPVTMRTLTDKLGVSKAIAGFGVPLGATINMSGSAIYITLAAMFAANISGTPIPTGDLITVGVTVLLMSVGVGGVPGGAVVMAGVLLHQMGLPIEAMAIIMAVDRINDMFCTASNVVGDTAVNTIVAKMEGNPEPITAEERFAELPVDEKSS; encoded by the coding sequence ATGCAGGGCTCACTCTCAACTCGTATCTTCGCTGGCCTAATAGTGGGCTTAGTGATCGGTAGCATGATCCAATATTTATTTGCCGATGTGTCGTTATTAAGCAACAGCTTAGTGGACTTAGCCGAAGGGCTGGGTGGCATGTTTGTGTCCTTGATTAAGCTGATGGTCGTGCCTTTGGTGTATATCTCCATTGTGACCGGCATTTGTGAGCTGCGCGATATCGCCAGTTTCGGCCGTTTAGGCAGCAAGACTTTCGGCCTGTATATCGTGAATACTATCTTGTCGATCATCGCCGCCATTGGCGTGGGCATGATTTTTCAGCCTGGCATGGGTGCAACTTTGCCCAACGGTGCTTCTAAGACCATGGAGTTAGCGACCACAGAAACCCCAGACATTGGCGCTATGTTGGTGGGTATAGTGCCCAGTAATCCGGTACAAGCGTTTGCCTCCGGCGACATGCTGCAGATTATCTTTATGGCCATTATTACCGGCTTAGCTATTCAAGCCATGGGTGCGGCCGCCGCCCCAGCGATGCGTACTTTCCGCGTCGCTAATGAAGTAATGATGAAGCTGGTAGGCTTGGTGATGACGCTGGCGCCTTACGGCGTGTTTGCGCTGATGATAAGCCTAGGCGCGACGCTGGAGGCTAATACACTGATGTCGGTAGCCGGTTACGTGGGCTTAGTGGTGTTGGTATTAACCTTTTGGATTTTGGTGGTCTACCCAATGGCGGTGTGGCTGAGCACGGGTGTTAAACCTAAGGTATTTCGCCAAGCGACCCGCGAGCAGCTGCTGTTTGCACTGTCTACCGCCAGCTCTAACGCCACTATTCCGGTCACCATGCGTACCTTAACTGACAAGCTGGGCGTATCTAAAGCCATTGCCGGTTTTGGTGTGCCGCTGGGTGCCACTATCAATATGTCGGGCTCGGCCATTTACATTACGCTGGCCGCCATGTTCGCCGCTAATATTTCGGGTACGCCAATCCCGACCGGTGATTTGATCACAGTGGGCGTCACCGTATTGTTAATGTCGGTGGGCGTAGGTGGTGTGCCGGGTGGTGCTGTGGTGATGGCCGGTGTATTGCTGCACCAAATGGGCCTGCCGATTGAAGCCATGGCCATTATTATGGCGGTAGACCGTATCAACGATATGTTCTGTACTGCGTCTAATGTAGTGGGCGACACGGCGGTAAACACCATAGTAGCCAAGATGGAAGGCAACCCTGAGCCTATTACCGCAGAAGAGCGCTTCGCTGAATTGCCAGTGGATGAGAAAAGCTCTTAA
- a CDS encoding PACE efflux transporter, producing MRNTLDRIRHTLGFEFIGLLIFTPFAMLVFGYNMFEMGLMAVVGSIIATVWNYIYNLLFDHAMVKIRNNVHKTTLIRVLHAGLFEGGLLVFFLPMIAWYLEITIWEAFTMGMAMSAFYLCYAFVYNLIYDKVFPIPDNLPQAQQT from the coding sequence ATGCGTAATACGCTGGATCGTATTCGTCATACCTTAGGCTTTGAATTTATCGGCCTACTTATTTTTACCCCCTTCGCCATGCTGGTATTCGGCTACAACATGTTTGAAATGGGCCTGATGGCGGTGGTGGGATCCATAATCGCCACCGTATGGAATTACATTTATAACCTGTTGTTTGACCATGCCATGGTAAAAATTCGTAATAACGTGCATAAAACTACTTTGATCCGCGTGCTGCATGCTGGTCTTTTTGAAGGCGGCTTATTGGTCTTCTTTTTACCCATGATTGCTTGGTATTTAGAGATAACTATCTGGGAAGCCTTCACCATGGGCATGGCTATGTCCGCGTTTTATCTGTGCTACGCCTTTGTTTACAACTTGATTTACGACAAGGTGTTTCCAATTCCCGATAACTTGCCGCAAGCGCAGCAAACTTGA
- the ygfZ gene encoding CAF17-like 4Fe-4S cluster assembly/insertion protein YgfZ, producing the protein MLTLSSSPVLYPLTDRAVISLTGADRAKYLQGQVTCDVDLLNAGDASLGGHCDSKGRLWASFWLANLGEELLLVLNASLLERQLPELKKFAVFAKTDVEAVTEQWQVFGLAGEGVSYWLDQQLDGSDNLLQGGVVIPVAAEHALLLLPAGTPPPELPLGNESDWRGLMIQAGLPDMQAEHQGEYIPQMLNLQALNGISFTKGCYLGQETVARAKYRGANKKAMFVLSGHAAAPISANQDLELQLGENWRRAGTVLSVYQDGEQCILTSVLNNNLDPDAVLRIKGQDDSRLSLQALPYNLVD; encoded by the coding sequence ATGTTGACTCTTTCTTCTTCTCCCGTCCTGTATCCGCTGACCGACCGAGCCGTGATCAGCTTAACCGGTGCCGACCGCGCCAAGTACCTGCAGGGCCAAGTTACCTGTGACGTAGACTTACTCAATGCGGGTGACGCCAGCCTAGGCGGTCACTGTGACAGCAAAGGCCGCTTATGGGCCAGCTTTTGGTTGGCGAATCTCGGCGAAGAGCTGTTATTGGTATTAAACGCTTCTTTATTGGAGCGCCAATTGCCGGAGCTAAAAAAATTCGCGGTGTTTGCTAAAACCGACGTTGAGGCAGTCACTGAGCAGTGGCAAGTATTTGGTTTAGCCGGTGAAGGCGTATCTTACTGGTTAGATCAGCAGCTTGATGGCTCCGACAATCTCTTACAAGGCGGCGTAGTTATTCCGGTAGCGGCCGAGCATGCGCTGTTGTTGCTGCCTGCAGGCACCCCGCCTCCCGAATTGCCACTGGGCAATGAATCCGATTGGCGTGGCTTAATGATCCAAGCGGGCCTGCCAGATATGCAGGCCGAGCATCAAGGGGAATATATTCCGCAGATGCTAAATTTACAGGCCTTGAACGGCATTAGTTTTACCAAAGGCTGCTACTTGGGCCAAGAAACCGTGGCCCGCGCTAAGTATCGGGGCGCCAATAAAAAGGCCATGTTTGTATTATCAGGCCACGCCGCCGCTCCCATTAGCGCCAATCAAGATTTAGAATTGCAGCTGGGTGAAAACTGGCGCCGGGCTGGCACCGTGCTCAGTGTTTATCAAGACGGCGAGCAGTGCATCTTAACGTCGGTACTAAATAACAATCTTGATCCCGATGCCGTATTGCGCATCAAAGGCCAAGACGACAGCCGCCTCAGCCTGCAAGCCCTGCCCTACAATCTGGTAGACTAA
- a CDS encoding FAD assembly factor SdhE, translating into MLKTSLNASNKPRLRWACRRGMLELDVILGPFVEHEYDGLNEAEQQIFERLLESDDPDLFAWLMRHQQAQVPEFQAMVEFILERNQIRNQR; encoded by the coding sequence ATGCTCAAGACCTCGCTCAATGCTTCAAATAAGCCCCGTTTAAGATGGGCGTGCCGCCGTGGCATGCTGGAATTGGATGTGATTTTAGGCCCCTTTGTGGAGCACGAATATGATGGGCTCAACGAGGCGGAACAACAAATATTTGAACGCTTATTAGAAAGTGATGATCCAGACTTATTCGCTTGGTTAATGAGGCATCAACAAGCTCAAGTGCCTGAGTTTCAAGCCATGGTGGAATTCATTCTTGAACGTAACCAGATTCGAAATCAGCGCTAA
- a CDS encoding protein YgfX: protein MNVTRFEISAKPSLYHLYYLLAAASLWWLPASFLLRADILPWFTTVWLLVCGLLYYRSRAYALTGEYNQGVISLNECSGRLSHHSRVGPGFLVLMLDEQRLPAFWLFQDALPEPVYRRLTQLILQAEPPRKL from the coding sequence TTGAACGTAACCAGATTCGAAATCAGCGCTAAGCCCTCGCTGTATCACCTGTATTATTTGTTAGCGGCAGCCAGCTTATGGTGGCTGCCCGCCAGTTTTTTGTTACGTGCCGATATACTGCCTTGGTTTACCACTGTGTGGTTATTGGTGTGCGGGTTACTTTATTATCGCAGCCGCGCTTATGCGCTAACCGGCGAATACAACCAGGGTGTGATTAGCTTAAATGAATGCAGCGGCCGATTATCCCACCACAGCCGGGTAGGCCCCGGCTTTTTAGTGTTGATGCTGGACGAACAACGCCTGCCGGCCTTTTGGCTGTTTCAAGATGCGCTACCCGAACCCGTATATCGACGGCTGACGCAATTAATACTGCAAGCAGAGCCCCCCAGAAAACTGTGA
- the nadB gene encoding L-aspartate oxidase, whose amino-acid sequence MKDPVEYLCDVLIIGSGAAGLSLALKLADHAQVHLLSKGPLAEGSTLYAQGGIAAVFDATDSIESHVADTLIAGAGLCDEAVVEYTARQAPGAIQWLINQGVPFDTEPSVQGKAAYHLTREGGHSHRRIFHAADATGKAVQLTLNERVRQHPNIHILERVNALDLITSAKLEPTASDTGQPAQETEQTGNRVLGAYVWNRNKERVETIRARFVAMATGGASKVYQYTSNPDVSSGDGIAMAWRAGCRVANMEFNQFHPTSLFHPDDNNFLLTEALRGEGALLKRPDGSRFMPDYDSRGELAPRDIVARAIDHEMKRLGAECMYLDISHQPADFILKHFPTIYERCLKVGIDITRQPMPVVPAAHYTCGGVMVDEHSQTDIPGLYAIGEVSYTGLHGANRMASNSLLECIVFARAAGEDMLAKLATTPEPPILPLWDESQVADSDEEVVIHHNWHELRLFMWDYVGIVRSDKRLERAKRRIELLQQEIQEYYANFRVSNNLLELRNLAQVAELIVRSATARKESRGLHYTLDYPEKLPNPKPTILEP is encoded by the coding sequence ATGAAGGATCCTGTTGAATACCTCTGCGACGTGCTCATTATTGGTAGTGGCGCCGCCGGACTCTCACTGGCATTAAAACTGGCCGATCACGCCCAAGTGCACTTACTCAGCAAAGGACCGCTCGCAGAAGGCTCGACCCTCTACGCTCAAGGTGGCATTGCCGCCGTGTTCGATGCCACCGATAGCATAGAATCTCATGTGGCCGATACTCTGATTGCCGGCGCCGGCTTATGTGACGAGGCCGTGGTCGAATATACCGCTCGCCAAGCCCCGGGCGCCATTCAATGGCTGATTAATCAGGGCGTGCCCTTCGATACCGAGCCCTCGGTACAAGGCAAGGCGGCGTATCACCTTACTCGCGAAGGCGGCCACAGCCACAGACGTATCTTTCATGCCGCCGATGCTACCGGTAAAGCAGTGCAGCTCACGCTAAACGAGCGCGTACGCCAACATCCTAACATTCATATTCTCGAACGGGTTAACGCGCTCGACTTAATTACCAGCGCCAAACTAGAGCCTACCGCGAGCGACACTGGCCAACCCGCTCAAGAAACAGAGCAAACAGGCAATCGCGTGTTGGGCGCCTATGTTTGGAACCGCAATAAAGAACGAGTAGAAACCATTCGCGCCCGCTTCGTGGCCATGGCCACCGGTGGCGCCTCTAAGGTTTATCAATATACCTCAAACCCTGATGTCAGCTCTGGCGACGGCATTGCCATGGCATGGCGCGCTGGCTGTCGAGTGGCCAATATGGAATTTAATCAATTTCATCCCACCAGTTTGTTTCATCCCGATGATAACAACTTTTTGCTTACCGAAGCGTTGCGCGGTGAAGGGGCGCTGCTTAAACGCCCAGATGGCAGTCGCTTTATGCCAGATTATGACTCACGAGGCGAATTAGCCCCCCGTGACATAGTGGCGCGCGCCATCGATCACGAAATGAAACGCCTTGGCGCCGAGTGCATGTATTTGGATATTAGCCATCAGCCGGCGGATTTTATCCTTAAGCACTTCCCCACTATTTATGAGCGTTGCTTAAAAGTGGGTATCGACATTACCCGCCAACCCATGCCAGTGGTGCCCGCCGCTCATTATACGTGCGGTGGCGTTATGGTGGATGAGCACAGCCAAACTGACATTCCGGGTTTATATGCCATCGGTGAAGTGTCTTACACCGGCCTGCACGGGGCTAATCGCATGGCCTCTAACTCCTTGTTGGAGTGCATCGTGTTTGCCCGCGCTGCCGGCGAAGACATGTTAGCCAAGCTGGCGACCACGCCCGAGCCGCCTATCTTACCGCTGTGGGATGAAAGCCAAGTGGCTGACTCAGATGAAGAAGTGGTAATCCACCATAACTGGCATGAGTTGCGGTTATTTATGTGGGATTACGTAGGCATAGTGCGCTCCGACAAACGCTTGGAGCGCGCCAAACGGCGCATAGAATTATTACAGCAAGAAATTCAAGAGTATTACGCCAATTTTAGGGTCAGTAATAACCTGCTGGAGCTGCGCAATCTCGCCCAAGTAGCCGAGCTTATCGTACGTTCCGCCACGGCGCGCAAAGAATCCCGCGGCCTGCATTACACCTTGGATTACCCTGAGAAACTGCCTAACCCTAAGCCAACGATTTTAGAGCCGTAA
- the rpoE gene encoding RNA polymerase sigma factor RpoE, with translation MSDQFTDQQLVERVQRGDKNAYGLLVKKYQHKVANLVSRYVSNSGDVPDVTQEAFIKAYRALSGFRGDSAFYTWLYRIAVNTAKNYLVAQKRRPPSSDVEVEDAEYYDGGNGLRDQASPERLMLSEEIKRAVFDTIDALPEDLKTAITLRELEGMSYEDIASVMDCPVGTVRSRIFRAREAIDKRVQPLLQG, from the coding sequence ATGAGCGATCAATTTACAGATCAGCAGCTGGTTGAACGGGTGCAGCGTGGTGACAAGAACGCCTACGGCTTACTGGTTAAAAAATATCAGCATAAAGTGGCGAACCTAGTGTCGCGTTACGTGTCCAACTCAGGTGATGTGCCGGATGTGACGCAAGAAGCATTTATTAAAGCATATCGGGCTTTGTCCGGATTTAGAGGCGACAGTGCTTTTTATACTTGGTTGTATCGCATTGCGGTGAACACGGCAAAAAACTACTTAGTGGCGCAAAAACGACGCCCACCCAGTAGCGATGTTGAAGTAGAAGACGCAGAGTATTATGACGGTGGCAATGGCCTAAGAGACCAAGCGTCACCGGAACGACTCATGTTATCGGAAGAGATTAAGCGGGCCGTTTTTGACACCATAGATGCACTGCCCGAAGATCTTAAAACAGCGATAACCTTGCGAGAGCTGGAAGGGATGAGCTATGAAGACATTGCCAGCGTGATGGACTGTCCTGTAGGCACGGTTCGCTCTCGAATATTTAGAGCACGCGAAGCAATCGACAAGCGAGTCCAGCCATTACTTCAGGGTTGA
- a CDS encoding sigma-E factor negative regulatory protein: MANHEATNAANKAANKEQISALVDGELQDKVLLEQLSSEPASADTFARYHLYGDALRNDLPTHLHLDMSDNILAALADEAPHSVSTISTEGHKGVQRSANDQYQDTSEQAVASNVVRGRFGRLAPALRYAGQFAIAASVSAALIVGVQQYSQQDMQSPVLNTIPLSGSATPVSLNYRAQSQQPTNEQALLEQQRRIHELLMDHELQQRLRQH; the protein is encoded by the coding sequence ATGGCAAACCATGAAGCCACCAATGCTGCAAACAAGGCGGCAAACAAAGAGCAAATCTCGGCTTTGGTTGACGGTGAGCTTCAAGACAAAGTTTTGCTGGAGCAATTGAGCAGCGAACCTGCATCGGCAGACACTTTTGCGCGTTATCATCTTTATGGTGATGCCTTGCGTAACGACTTGCCGACGCATTTGCATCTGGATATGAGTGATAACATCTTGGCGGCGTTAGCCGATGAAGCACCGCATTCAGTGAGTACTATTAGCACTGAAGGTCATAAGGGCGTGCAGCGCAGTGCCAATGACCAGTATCAAGACACGTCAGAGCAAGCCGTTGCGAGCAATGTGGTGCGAGGCCGCTTTGGTCGCTTAGCGCCAGCCCTGCGTTATGCTGGCCAGTTTGCGATTGCTGCATCTGTATCGGCGGCGTTAATTGTGGGCGTGCAGCAATACAGTCAGCAAGACATGCAATCGCCGGTGCTCAATACCATACCCCTGAGTGGCAGCGCGACGCCTGTGAGCCTGAACTATCGAGCTCAGTCGCAGCAGCCTACTAATGAGCAAGCATTATTAGAGCAGCAACGACGTATTCATGAATTATTGATGGATCATGAGTTGCAGCAGCGGTTGCGCCAACACTAG
- a CDS encoding MucB/RseB C-terminal domain-containing protein, producing MKKQGLSAVILIFAWVFPGLVMAEDGSAPSLLQRMQQAYQQLNFELTLIEFSQGELEPKRLTRGHLDGQVFTHLTHLNGRPREFVQRGDETSFFDASHSGYTLKNSNLPGLFYRLQQMSLDSLLAKYDAVSAGRSRVLGRVAQVVRLVPKSADYYGYVLWLDQETGLLVKLDTLSEDAQVVEQSMGVALKVSDMPSPLIKELKAANLPAVVSVSDVYPAPQQQLPWRFGWLPAGFELRSQDKHKLPITEQAVDYVMLSNSLVDVSVYLSQAKAQTEVKQQLVRQGATHLLNVTSPAGADITVVGAVPVETARQIAESITRVETP from the coding sequence TTGAAAAAACAGGGGCTGAGTGCCGTTATCCTGATATTTGCATGGGTTTTCCCCGGTCTGGTAATGGCCGAAGATGGCTCGGCGCCCAGCTTGTTGCAGCGCATGCAGCAGGCTTATCAACAACTTAATTTTGAGCTCACGCTAATTGAGTTTAGCCAAGGTGAACTTGAGCCTAAGCGACTGACTCGGGGCCATCTTGACGGCCAAGTGTTTACCCACCTCACTCATCTCAATGGCCGGCCCCGAGAATTTGTGCAGCGCGGCGACGAAACCAGTTTCTTTGATGCCAGCCACAGTGGCTACACCCTGAAAAACTCCAACCTGCCTGGTCTTTTTTATCGACTACAACAAATGTCGCTCGACTCCTTATTGGCTAAATATGATGCGGTGTCAGCAGGGCGCAGCCGAGTATTAGGCAGAGTGGCGCAAGTAGTGCGCTTGGTGCCTAAATCAGCGGATTATTACGGCTATGTGTTGTGGTTGGATCAAGAAACCGGCTTGTTGGTGAAATTGGATACCTTGAGTGAAGATGCTCAAGTGGTCGAACAAAGTATGGGCGTTGCACTTAAGGTCAGCGATATGCCGAGCCCGTTAATTAAAGAATTAAAAGCCGCTAATTTGCCTGCTGTAGTGTCTGTATCCGACGTGTATCCGGCACCGCAACAGCAGCTGCCTTGGCGTTTTGGCTGGTTGCCCGCGGGCTTTGAGCTGCGCTCACAAGATAAACATAAGTTGCCCATTACCGAGCAAGCGGTGGATTATGTGATGCTTTCAAACAGCTTGGTGGATGTGTCTGTGTATCTGTCTCAAGCCAAAGCGCAAACGGAAGTGAAACAGCAATTAGTGCGCCAAGGTGCGACCCACCTACTGAATGTTACCTCGCCTGCAGGGGCAGATATTACCGTGGTGGGCGCGGTTCCTGTTGAAACGGCCCGCCAAATTGCAGAGTCTATTACCCGGGTTGAAACGCCTTAA
- a CDS encoding SoxR reducing system RseC family protein → MIEEIATVSAVYDGQVEVVCFSKSACGQCKQNSNCGTGIVSKALPSRDHRFVIATDLALTVNQQVRIGIPDHSLLRSVFLVYLFPLLLVLAGALLASIGLGMGDGGTILGAAIGGTLGFVLASRWSGQLATEPVILAALLPMTNVAYEAENS, encoded by the coding sequence ATGATTGAAGAAATAGCGACCGTCTCTGCGGTGTATGACGGCCAAGTAGAAGTGGTGTGTTTTAGTAAGTCGGCCTGTGGCCAGTGCAAGCAAAACAGTAATTGCGGTACCGGTATCGTCTCTAAAGCCTTGCCTAGTCGCGACCATAGATTTGTGATTGCCACTGACTTAGCCCTAACGGTGAATCAACAAGTGCGGATTGGCATTCCTGATCACAGCTTGTTGCGCAGCGTGTTTTTAGTGTATTTATTCCCGCTGTTATTAGTGCTAGCTGGCGCCTTGCTGGCCAGCATAGGTTTGGGCATGGGCGATGGCGGCACTATTTTGGGGGCGGCTATCGGCGGCACGCTTGGCTTCGTGCTGGCCTCCCGTTGGAGTGGGCAGTTAGCGACTGAGCCGGTGATCCTCGCCGCCTTGCTGCCCATGACAAACGTTGCCTACGAGGCCGAAAACTCCTGA
- the lepA gene encoding translation elongation factor 4, producing the protein MKHIRNFSVIAHIDHGKSTLSDRLIQVCGGLSDREMQQQVLDSMDLERERGITIKAQSVTLNYQADDGETYQLNFIDTPGHVDFSYEVSRSLAACEGALLVVDAGQGVEAQTLANCYTALDMDLEVVPILNKIDLPQAEPERVAAEIEDIVGIVAMDAVRCSAKTGVGMDEVLERIVSQIPPPEGDPDGPLQALIIDSWFDAYLGVVSLVRVKHGKLKKHDKIKVMSTGQVWGVDRIGIFTPKQTDTEGLGCGEVGWVVCGIKEIHGAPVGDTLTHAKHGAESALPGFQKVKPQVYAGLFPISADDYEAFRDALDKLSLNDASLFYEPETSNALGFGFRCGFLGLLHMEIIQERLEREYDLDLITTAPTVVYEIVKTDGEIIYVSSPSNMPALNNIEELREPIAECNILVPQEYLGNVITLCIEKRGMQKNMVYHGKQVALSYDIPMAEVVLDFFDRLKSCSRGYASLDYGFSRFETADMVRLDIMINGDRVDALAVITHKANAVYRGRQLVDKMRELIPRQMFDIAIQASIGSQIISRSTVKALRKDVTAKCYGGDVSRKKKLLSKQKEGKKRMKSLGRVDIPQDAFLAILHVGKDK; encoded by the coding sequence ATGAAGCACATTCGTAACTTTTCCGTCATCGCTCATATAGACCACGGCAAGTCCACCCTGTCCGATCGTTTGATCCAGGTGTGTGGGGGTTTGTCAGACCGAGAAATGCAACAGCAAGTGCTCGATTCCATGGATTTAGAGCGCGAGCGCGGCATTACTATTAAAGCGCAAAGTGTGACCCTCAACTACCAGGCCGACGACGGCGAAACATACCAGCTGAACTTTATCGATACGCCGGGGCACGTCGACTTCTCTTATGAAGTTTCTCGTTCTTTGGCCGCCTGTGAAGGGGCTTTGCTGGTGGTTGACGCAGGTCAGGGTGTTGAGGCACAGACTTTGGCTAACTGCTACACAGCACTGGATATGGACTTAGAAGTGGTGCCAATCTTGAACAAGATTGACTTGCCACAAGCTGAGCCTGAGCGAGTGGCAGCCGAAATTGAAGACATAGTCGGCATAGTGGCCATGGACGCGGTGCGCTGCTCCGCTAAAACCGGTGTGGGCATGGATGAAGTACTGGAGCGTATCGTCAGCCAGATCCCGCCACCAGAAGGTGACCCTGATGGCCCGCTGCAGGCGCTGATCATCGATTCTTGGTTTGACGCCTATCTGGGCGTGGTCTCTTTGGTGCGGGTGAAGCACGGTAAGCTGAAGAAGCACGACAAAATCAAAGTCATGAGCACCGGCCAAGTGTGGGGTGTGGATCGCATTGGTATCTTTACCCCCAAACAAACTGACACCGAGGGCTTAGGCTGCGGCGAAGTGGGCTGGGTAGTATGCGGCATTAAAGAAATTCACGGCGCACCTGTGGGCGATACGCTCACTCACGCCAAGCACGGCGCTGAGTCGGCATTACCGGGCTTTCAGAAAGTGAAACCACAGGTATATGCGGGCTTGTTCCCCATTTCTGCCGATGACTATGAAGCTTTCCGTGATGCGTTGGATAAGCTCTCGCTCAACGATGCCTCTTTGTTCTACGAGCCAGAAACCTCTAACGCCTTAGGCTTTGGTTTCCGTTGTGGTTTCCTAGGCTTGTTGCACATGGAAATCATCCAAGAGCGCTTAGAGCGCGAATACGACTTAGACTTGATTACCACGGCACCGACCGTAGTGTATGAAATCGTTAAAACCGACGGCGAAATCATTTATGTTTCTAGCCCGTCTAATATGCCGGCGCTGAATAACATCGAAGAGCTGCGTGAGCCGATTGCCGAGTGTAATATTCTGGTGCCACAAGAATACTTAGGCAACGTGATCACCTTGTGTATCGAGAAACGCGGTATGCAAAAGAACATGGTTTATCACGGCAAGCAGGTGGCATTAAGCTACGATATTCCGATGGCGGAAGTGGTATTGGATTTCTTCGACCGTTTGAAGTCCTGCAGCCGCGGTTATGCGTCTTTGGATTACGGTTTTAGCCGTTTTGAAACCGCCGACATGGTGCGTTTGGATATTATGATCAACGGTGATCGCGTCGATGCCTTAGCCGTGATTACCCACAAAGCCAATGCCGTTTATCGTGGTCGTCAGCTGGTAGATAAGATGCGTGAGCTTATTCCGCGTCAGATGTTTGATATTGCCATTCAAGCCTCAATTGGCAGCCAGATCATTTCGCGCAGTACCGTTAAAGCCTTACGTAAAGACGTAACCGCTAAGTGTTATGGCGGCGACGTTAGCCGTAAGAAAAAGCTGCTATCTAAGCAGAAAGAAGGTAAAAAACGCATGAAGTCATTGGGCCGGGTAGATATCCCCCAAGATGCCTTCTTAGCGATTCTTCACGTCGGTAAGGATAAGTAA
- the lepB gene encoding signal peptidase I, protein MASNFALILVLVTLVTGIIWACDKWMWAPARARKIAAAQVAHGNKVDEAALARAAKIPGWIEQARSIFPVIAAVLILRSFIYEPFQIPSGSMMPTLLVGDFILVEKFAYGLKEPVGNTTLIATGQPKRGDVVVFKYPEDTRVDYIKRVVGLPGDRVVYQDKQLFIKPACEGTDCPDFAPVALTPGQAGEFSQMGTALERFSENLTERGHDILRNPIQPDRVSLYYGQPNTAQNEWLVPAGHYFTLGDNRDNSTDSRFWGFVPEENLVGKAVAIWISFEFERNADSWLPAWVPSNVRFSRIGAIH, encoded by the coding sequence ATGGCGAGCAACTTTGCCTTAATTTTAGTGCTGGTCACGTTGGTGACTGGCATTATTTGGGCCTGTGATAAATGGATGTGGGCTCCGGCCCGTGCGCGCAAAATAGCCGCAGCCCAAGTGGCCCACGGCAACAAAGTGGATGAAGCAGCGTTAGCGCGTGCCGCCAAAATACCGGGTTGGATTGAGCAAGCTCGCTCAATTTTCCCAGTGATTGCGGCGGTATTGATCTTGCGCTCCTTTATTTATGAGCCGTTTCAAATACCGTCTGGCTCCATGATGCCGACTTTGCTGGTGGGTGATTTTATTTTGGTAGAAAAATTTGCCTACGGCTTAAAAGAGCCGGTGGGCAATACCACCTTAATTGCTACCGGCCAGCCTAAGCGCGGCGATGTCGTGGTGTTTAAATACCCCGAAGACACCCGTGTCGATTATATCAAACGCGTAGTTGGCTTACCGGGTGACCGAGTGGTTTACCAAGATAAGCAGCTGTTTATCAAACCGGCTTGTGAGGGCACTGATTGTCCTGATTTTGCCCCAGTGGCGTTGACCCCTGGGCAAGCGGGCGAGTTTTCACAAATGGGCACAGCATTAGAGCGCTTTAGTGAAAACTTAACCGAGCGCGGCCACGATATTTTGCGCAACCCCATACAGCCAGACCGGGTATCGCTCTATTATGGCCAGCCCAATACGGCTCAGAACGAGTGGCTAGTCCCGGCCGGACATTATTTTACCTTGGGTGATAACAGAGACAACAGTACCGATAGCCGTTTTTGGGGCTTTGTACCCGAAGAAAACCTCGTCGGTAAAGCTGTCGCCATCTGGATAAGCTTTGAATTTGAACGCAATGCAGACAGCTGGTTACCCGCTTGGGTGCCCAGTAATGTCCGTTTTAGCCGCATAGGCGCTATTCATTAA